TATGCAAGACCATATTGGTGGTCTCCAAGTTTTTCATCAGAATCAATGGATTAATGTCCCTCCAATTCCAGGAGCTTTTGTAATTAACGCTGGTGACCTTCTACAGGTTAGTACCTTGTTCTTGTGATTTCTTTCACATACATCTTTTCACCTTTGTCTGCAATTGACAAATTATTGTATCAAAACAGCTTATATCAAATGGAAAGTTCAAGAGCGTTGAGCACAGGGTGCTGGCTAATCACAATGGCCCAAGAATATCAGTGGCCAGCTTCTTTGCTATTTATGACAGGATTTGTGGTCCAATAAAAGAGTTGCTATCGGATGAAAATCCTCCGTTGTACAAGGAAGTCCCTCTTATGGAATACATTACTCAATACATGTGGAAAGAACAAGATGGAGGAATGACCACACTTGATCGTTTCAGGCTGTGATTTTGGAAATTAGAGCACGTTGAAGTCTACTTGCTCACTCCATTTCAGTCATTCCAAAATTTTACATCTCAGCAGCCTCTGCTCGGGGAATTCATAACATTTAAGTTTCTGGTGGTGTTTGATAAGCATTGAATGCGCATTTGTGTGTTGCAGTCAAGAATTTATgcttgatttttgttgtttcagtTAATTTCAGTGATGCACTTGAGAAACCGAACCATTTAGCATATCAGATTACTCTGTTGTATGTTAGTGGCAGCTACACACCTATCTACATGATCTTATTCTTGTCGTTTTAGCTAAACCATGAAGTAATAAATTGATAAGACTATTATACTCTTGCCAAGGACAGCTAAATAACTGAATTCACAAAGCAAATTctattttcttgaatattttcaaatcaataaaaggaagaaatcaagaaattcaaTGACCCAAGACAATCAGTTCAAGAACACTGAGCACACGGTGATGGCTAGTCACCTTAACTGGTCCAAGAATATACGTGACAAGCTTACTCGTAACAAAATCTTACCCTTCTTGAAAAGGACTTGATGGTGGCTCCCTTGCACTTGGTAATTTCATGCTGTGAAATGGAAATCACTGAAGCTTCCTCTGGTACTCTATTTGGTTATGAACTTGGAACGAGAACATATTTGTTGCATTTGTTCCTTATTTTGTTATTCAAAAGTAGcaccaaatttaataattaccCAAGGTTGCCTGTGCAGAAATCTGAGGGCATCTATATCTCCTTTTTCTATCTGTTTGTTTTCAAGATTGCCAAAACTTTGTTCTTCTTGTTGGTATTTGAATCATCCTTGTTTGCATATTGAGAGCCTGCTCCTGGTTTTTCTTTCAGAggatttgatcattattttgcaTGGTGCAGCAGCTACAGCTATCTGCGCTTTTGTGAATGCTTGCTGAAAATGCCTCCTGTCTTCTAATTAAGTGATCGTATCTCATGTTTCTAAGATTGAAAATATCCTTCCCTGAGATCTTAGGTCCATCTTGGAACAATCTGACAGGCAGAAAGCAAGGATATGCTTTGATTCAGTATTctaattcattttataatgCAATGCTTGCCTATATACATCACCAATCCCTCAACTTTTAATCATATCTCAGTAAGAAGTGACTTTAACCTACCGTTTCAGGAAATACTGGAGAGCGTTGTTCCCTTCCAGTCCCCATTATGCCCAAGTATGAACctgatttattaaatcaatattcaAGTGATCTGTTCAccattttttataacttttaagatttaataaatGATGTTAGAAACTGAAGCTGATCGCACATGCTTTATTGATAGCACAGACAGCCAGTTCAAGTTTTTAACAAGTTTCGTTCTATCACAAAACAGCTAAGAGATATGAACAGAGGGCATTTCTAGGGAGGAGGTAATGGAGAGATGAATGTCAAGCTTACTTCAGTCATTCCATGGAATCCTCTCATGCCTTGAAATCATCTCTCAAGCCTTAAATTTCACCTTCTATCATTTCATGATGAAGTTCTTCATTCACTGACTTGCAGCATCCCAAAAATCCAGATTGGCTTTTCTGACACAAATTTTATAGTCTGCCTGCCTGCCAGCCAGGGTTTACCAATGGACTTCAGAGATTTTGATAGCAACTTTATGACAACATCCACATTTTTTGCAGCTCTTAGATAGGCTTACTTGAGGATGAATCCCTCGAAGAAACAGACGTTTTTTCCGGCTGCAATGTCAGCATATGAAAGGAATTTTAAAGAGAGCAGATCATGAGAAGTATTATTTGGACAATTGACTTCCAACCTCGACGAGagttatttaactatttttgaTGGAGGCAAGCCGGCAGCATTCAGTAACAACTCATAGTTTTAGGTTGGGAATCTAACTCAAACCTCTTGTCATCTAATTGAAAGattgatttattgtttattcCTTTTTGTCTcagtcctctctctctctcattgtcccttttgtttgtttgtgttgaCTTTTTCCGTTAGAGGTCTCTTCTCCTTTGAAACATAACAAAATGCCGTCAGACTTGGTTCAAAATGGATCTGTCTGTGATATAGAAAAAGAATTACAGGCTTTTGACGAATCAAAAGCTGGTGTCAAGGGACTTGTAGACGCTGGGATAATTAAAACTCCTCCCTTCTTTGTGGTACTAGAAAGTGAAGTCTCTTGCCAACCAAGTCCAGCCCATTTTCATATTCCTGTCATAGACCTGAAAGGCATTCATGAAGATGATGTTCGACGTAGAGAAATTGTTGAGCAGATGTGCAATGCTTCAGAGACATGGGGGTTCTTTCAGGTTGTGAATCATGGTATTTCAAAAAATGTCATGGAGGGAATGGTTCAGGGAGTGAAGGGAATTCATAAGGAAAAGAATGAAGTGAAAATGGAATATTATACAAGGGACACGAAGAAGAAGGTGACTTGCACTAGCAATTCTCTCCTTTAGAAGGCAAAAGCAGCAAACTGGAGGGATATTTTCGCATGGCTCCCGACGCTCCAGATTCTGAAGAATATCCAGAAGTCTGCAggtaattcttttttcttatttcttcaaCTCATTTTAATCCACGGTTATGACATAGATCCTTTAATTAAAAACTCGCAGTTAGTTCTAGTCAAATCTTTTTCtgcataattttaattttgactgTGGAGACTATCAGCTGAAGAATTCTTCATGGTAGTCTAAGATCTCCACGAAAATGCATTCCCTGTGGCAGAAAAAAGTGCACATTCTTTTTATACAGCGCAGcttattgatgaaaaaatattttgggtgGTGCTCATATTTGATAACCCACATTGATCTAGAATTTGCCATCATTTTATCTGTTAGTCTGCAGACTTGCCAGTCCAGTGTCCTGACTGCCAACCTGCAGTAGAGTCTGCAAGCTGCTTCTCGGAATGTCGATGTAGCAGGTGAAGCTTGTTTATATGATGTTAGATCTCACTCTTACGCAGCATCATAAATCTCCAAGTTCAATTTGCAATCCTACATAAATCTCTACCTCATCAAATTCGGATAGCCTTTTAAAACATGCTGCATTTGTTTAGGCACAACAGTTACTGTGTTAAATTCTGCCCGCTAAGTTTCTTAAGTTTTTAGGCAATAAATTTATAGTAACAAGTATTACTTGTCATTATGTTTTATGCAAATGCACCAGCTTCTGTAATAAATATTAGCACCAGCAAGAACAACTCCCCTGTATTGGAACAGAGCAAAAAAGTCCAAGGCTGAAGAAATGAAGCTGACCTAGCTGACAAACTCTAGTGTGCGAATGCTTATGAAACTtctgttgattttggttttgaagCTGTTGAGTTTCACTTATTGCAGGGAGatagaaatcaaatatttaGCATATATAAAGAGGTTGGGAGGAACTCTTCTTGAATTACTATCAGAAGCTCTTGGACTCGAGCGTAATCATCTGACTGAAATTGGGTGTGCTAAAGGGCTCCCCATAATGATCCTGACTTCTTGACTACCCTTTTGCAAGACCATATTGGCGGCCTCCATGTATTTCCACCAAGATCACTGGGTTGATGTCCCTCCAATTGCTGGAGCTTTTGTAGTTATCATCGGTGATTTACTACAGGTGAGAACCATACGGTGGCACTACTTCACAAATCCTGGAACATTTTATGACCTATTTTGTGCTGATGATTTTTTTGCCAAACATTATTCAACTTGATTTGTTTGCTCTGACAAGTTATGTTATTGAAACAGCAAGTTCCAGATTTATGAGCGCAGGGTGCAGGCTAATCACATCGGCCCAAGAATATCAGTTGCGAGCTTCTTCGCACTCTATGACTGGATTTGTGCCCCGTTAAAAGAGCTGATATCAGATGAAAATCCTCTGTACAAGGAGGTTCCGCTGAAAGACTACATTGTTCAATACAGGTGGAAAGAACGTGATGGTGGCATCTCTACACTTGATCGTTTCAGGttgtgattttgaaaatgagaaCACACTGAAATTACCCTGTTCAGTTCATATGGTCATCAGAGACCGTTAAAAATTCAGTAAATTTTCCTTCTTGGCAACCTGAAGGCTGTCGAAGAACTCTTTTGGCCACGCTATGAACGGTGATAAGATTTGAATCTGTGATCAAGACTTAGTATTATTATCTAATAAAgtatctaaatttttaatttcgaCATCAACAAAACCCTGAAAGTACTTATATCTGTCGGTGTTGAAATAAGCATTGTTGCCATTGCGAACCTGTGCTTAGTATTTTGTTGTTTATGTGAATTGCAATTACACTCTTGAAGAAAATGACTCGGTGCAATTTCTGTCTCCACATTCTTTCTGCAAAAAAATGTATCTATCTCATGAGGGTTATCAGTCTCTCTTGGTACCTCATCTTTGTACTGCAACAATTTAGTCCTTGTTCTTGAGCTTGAAGCagaatagggttttttttttggattttttggattttttggatGAAGATTTAACCATTTGAACCTTGAGCAGGAATATAGAACCTTGAGTGCTTTATCTTCCTATTTCTGGACTGCAAATAATTCCTTGGAGAGTTTGtccatcaattaattaatttcatacatagtgttttatatttttttttaatatttttttcttagaaatatattaaaatatttttttatttcttaaaatatatttttaacatcaatacatcaataaaaacataaaaaaaaattaattttaaataaaaacaaaattcaaatttttactaAACAGCTTTTGCAAAACTCTACCTAAATGGAATCAAAAGAGAAAACCATTTTGgcacaattatttattttatataatattcacGTTAATTACATTTTGCAACAAATACCTGAGttcatatatattcaacaaaatatacattctcaaaataaagtgaaatgcatagtatatataaaaatattatacctTAGACAAGTGCAtttcaaataacaataaaaatattatctctcaaagtatttgttttatttttataaatggaGCATTGAGAAAactaaagtatttattttatatttaaattcaattaaaaataaatataaatattttgtactAGTAATATAGCAAGATTTATTTGTATAccttaattgaaaaatgaaagtGGCAATTGCACAGGAAATTATAGAGAGTTTACACAGTGTAGAgctagaaaaactaaaataaaacattaagttGCATGGAagagaaaacaattaaataaattaaaagctttTAAAGTAAGTATATAAATAAAGCATGTAAGTAatgcagtaaaaaaaaacattaacataaagcatatattttttaaaaataaaaataaattgtaaaaaaaacaataataaaaacttggGAAATTATGTATTGATTTTTGGTCAGGGGTTGACCAGTAAAAATACAACAAGCACGACTCCGTTAAATAATGTTCTAACACctaaccatctagtaggtggtccagtggtaagaattTGGGATTAAGGGGTTTGCTCCCCCTATGATATCAGATTCGAGCCCTGAGGTTGCTAATattgatggtcactggaggcttgcctggtcattaatttcagggtccgtgaggattagtcgaggtacgtgcaAGCTGACTCGAATATCTTCACatgaatcaaaaaaataaaaattaaaaaaatgttctaACCCCTAAACTTACTTGTGATACCAGAAATTAAACCAATCTAAAAGTCAATTTCTAACtagaaaaaagtattaattaggCTATATTTAGTAGGAGGATAAAATTTAACCTCcaaatttgttgttgttgttattttgtcTCTCgcctacttttttattttaaaatacatatgaaagatttttttttctttctcattagtcattattaattatttaattattttctctctttttctaccAACAATTAACTGTACATTCTTAAAATTCACTTTTACGctcttaaaaactaaaatataagtgatgcataaaacaaagaacaacgaaaaaacaattaaaaaccagaatttgatgaaaaaaaggttttagacataaactttaaatttatagttttattaagTCTAATAAATTCTGTCTCTTTAAGagatttataattcttttaaataggTTAGAAAACCAATCTCAACtagataataaaatcaaaatcttaaaatataataaaaaatccaaaataaaatatgaaatccaaacaaatcaagaaaaaataatataaatagttcAAACAGGATTCTCCTAATCCATAAAAACATCTATTAAATAATCTATTTACAACAAATCCTCATTTGATTTGTtcagatttttcaatttatgtagGCATGATTGCATCAATAAGGTCTAAAACATTTTTCATTATCCAACTCCcatttttttactcatttttattttttttctaataaaaaactcGGGAACATGCTCATTgtctaattttagatttttttcttgttcaactTATGAATCATAAAACTTgttcaagttaattattttacagaattaccaacaaaatcatCCTAAAACATCAtacctaaaataaattatattattatttattttatgacaCAAATACCTATTATGTCCTTGTTAAAAACTTGTCTAAACTAACATACGTGTCTGTTTATGGTAAAAGACTAACATGAGATAAGATGATTTGaatctagataaaaaaaacaaggcgcagtcttcatattttaaattacaagCATTGGAGGATGATGATTGATTATTGGGATTTATCTCATTTTTCAAAATGAGCCCAGAAATCTCTTCGTAGTGGATCTTTGCATGGTCAAGCTAACCCCGACCAAATCTTTTCATAACaagaaaattattcttaaacaaGAATcctcgcaaaaaaaaaaaaaatacaaataaagaccaaacaatatcattaaatatgTGTGcacgtgtatatatatttaaataaaatattgttaattttaaaggtTTTAGCTCAACTGATAAGATTCTAAGTTTGCTTCTTAGAAGTCACcaattcgagtcccacaaacttCAGAGttactagagacttacatggtcattaacttcaggccCGTAAGATTAATCCGAGGTACACGCAAGTAAATCCAGACACtcacattaataaataaataaaaatgttaccTTAAAGGTAAATTGCAGTTTATTGCAAGAGggaaagttaaattaaaagggTATTGCCAAAAtacttttaacttaaaaatttatatttatattaaaaaatgatattttttaaagtaaaaacagaatttatttataataaaatggaaacattttttatttttactttttttttgggaaaaaacaaatgacaaaacCCTTTTAGGATTATTCTACCAAtgaattgattctttgataaaaatcaaaatacttaaaatgatttctttatttttttataaaaatattgccaccttattaatttttaaaaacaaattcattgaaAATAAGGTAGCAATAAAGATTTCAAACATGTCCTcaacaaattcaaataattcCACACGCACATTCAAACATGTTCACAAACATCCAAATATAAAGATTTCTAcactgaaaaattaataaacgattattttaataaatattcaaacaaaaaaaaacatttttaaaagacTGTAAATCAAGACTGAGGTTCGGACAGTAGCTTTGAAACGAAGCTTCTCATCTTTTCTAGCTTTTGATCTTGTAGATATGAGAACTATAGGAACCTCACTTACGGGTCAGCTTTCGTTACCAAATGAATTTGGATTGGCTTTTTGACAAGACAGCCTTAGCCAGATTATCCGACGGTACTAGGTTATAACCAGCAAGAATTCTATGGGTAACAACTCTTGTATTATTACTTATTATGactaaatattcaaaaaaaataataccctTTGAAAAAATAGACATAGATAAAGAgctggaaagaagaaaaaatcattcaatttagagtttttaatattttttagagttcaatcacaagatttttaaataattaaatattaaattaagtttgaatCATGACTCCAATATTTCATAAtcaatttcatatattatttattcaagaTACTATAGAATAGAATAaatatttgaccaaattaaaacCTATCTTCATCAAAATAAGACAACAAACCCAATTTCTCGTGCCATCAACAAGATCCATTATAGCAAGTCACACGTTTAtatttcagaaaattaaaaagaaaaatcatgaacaaactaccaaaataaaataacataaaatgagctaagaaaaattaaaaaacgaCTTcactttatattataatataaagttCTTCCTCGTGAATGAAAGTGAGAAGGTGTTAATAAAATCCttgagaaaaaaggaaaaagtaaaAGCAAAGCTTCCACTTAACTTTCATGCATCACCCATTACCCATAAAATTGAGCTTTTTGACCAAAGTTTTTATTATGAAGTTTGAAGTTCCAGAGACTTTCAAAAACTTCTGGAAGTCCCCCATCAAGTTTCATTGACCAACCTCAGAGGTGACACGTCATTCCAAATCCCATGCTATTTTATTCACACAATCATCACcttatcttataaattattcatttattgaCCCTCTTTTGAAACCATAAGCCCAGTGGATAATGGATACATCAAGTTGCTTATAAGGTTTACAAGCAATATGAGGGTCATGTTCACACCTGACTCTGCCTCGAGGAACTGATAATGGATAcatcaacttgaattttttattaacttttttttttattgttttttttaaaaaaaaccagtcTAGACCGAACCGGGTTTAACAATAACgattcaaattatgtttttactgGAACACGGGATTAATgtgttaataatattattatacgCTCCAACTTTAAAATCTGTAATTAATTTAcattataatactaaattagattagaaaaaaatggataagttttgttataatttataaaatgagaCAGTTTTCATTTGTGatgaaaaaatatactaaagaaattaaaattattagaaaactgTTTCAGTTCaaagaaatttatataaaaaaattattcccttAAATGGGAATatgagttttttatataaatttataaaataggaCAGTTTCTCCTTGTTTCTTCCTTTAATAAAtgagattttattcttttattaaaaaagcatTTTGCTTTGGACTAAACTAGCATTGAGATTGCTTAATTTTTGTTCGCCTAcgaattaaaagaattaattgagaACCCATAATCTGGGATATTAAACTTTGATGTTGCCCCTGAAGATTTATCAATGTTAATTTCACGTCTAGCCTTATAGTTTAAAATTCTCAAAGCTAATTTAGTCGAAAGCAGACCAATATTCATTACAATTAGGGAATTAATGATGAATTATATCCTCATAATCTGTTCTTGGAGCTCAATCCCACAGAACAGGGAGTATATCCAGTTACTAGCAAAGTCATCAACTCCCAGGATTGCTCTCTGTTTGAGCACAAGATATAGTTTCATCTAGTAAGTGCAGCACCGAGTAGTCCTCACACTTTACCTCTAACCTCCATAGAATAATATCATGGATAAGATTAGTGCCGCATTCCATGGTAGCTTGTCAAGTTAGGCAGGTCGTCGGAGGGGTCAAAACCCACGTCTGAAACCCTCGATCGTTTGTTTTTGTAGCAAAAACTTTTTGTAATGATATAATTATAGGGAAAGTAATTTGGATCATGGCATTAATTCTATGTTCGCCCATGTTAAGTCAAGACTATTTACACTTAAAATACTAACTATTGGCATTTTTATACACATATAAGTATAATTAATGTTCAGTAGAGATCAGGGTTCACGCATCTAATTCAAGGAATCGCATTTGTGTttgcataattaattattgtgatAATTTTCTGGTTGCTGGGGTAATGGATTCAATTGGCACGAGGGCTAATTGAAAGCCAAAAAGGAACCTAATTTTTGGCACTTTCGGTGACATAGTTGAAGGTGATATTATGAGTGTTGTGGATAGTTCGACGAGCAATTACTTGTCCCTATAAGGCTATAAATGGATTCTTTAGAAATAGGTTGTTTGGTGATGAAGATATTTAGCAATCCattgaacaggaaaaaaaaattcaaaacaagctGGTTGGTAAAGCAGAGAGTGTAAATGTGCTGGCGTTCACACATGCTTGCTTCATCCaaattcatcatctttttttagtttgctACTGCATATTTTCTTCGAAAATTAATGATATGTTTGTAAAAGCATCAAGCAGCTCTTAATTAACACTATGTATTGATTTGTACgtaatacaaaattaattatgggAAGAAAATAAACTCGAATGCACGAATATTTTTAACgcatgcaatatatatatatatattcaaagagataacttgttttaaaaatagatgaatTACTTATTAGAcattttgtttggaaaataaatcaatattatatttttcttaaaagttaaaatcaaACTTGTAGCGACACctagtcaaaaaaaaaaaaaaacaaggattttTCTATAGCCATAGACATAATAATagtaatcttttatttattttttgaattgttatttttttaaaatctttttctataattgaaagttttttatttcaattttatcctttaatatttaattgattgataatcaaacttcatgatttttttcagattGAGTGTTTTAAGTCTGATGACTTGGGTCATGGGTATAAGaagttaacatatttttttgaaaaaaactttataattctttttatttttttaatcaagttattCCAGTTACATAATTTAGACTGCGAGTTTAGCGGGATATCCTATATTGACTTAGTTCTAATTAGAGttgttataaatttatatatcatgatcaattttttataattttttttacctcatatattaatttttacttaaaaaatagttaGAACTCCCAGCAAAACTTAGACATCGAAGCTAGTATCTATTAAAAGAGGATGGAACGACTTTAAGTATTTATAGAACTGTATGACTGTATGTTGCTATTCTAGAAAAATGCATTTCGCTTTCTCAGAGCACAAGGAGAAGAACAACTTTTTTATTCCCGAATACCATGTATTAATTCTTCATACGTACGTATATAAACTCATGCCAAAAAGTATACATTACACCATGTGCCGAATACGAGCCacctttcaaaacaaaaataaaataaaactttccaTCTTTGAaagtattattaattataagataaattTTGTATGTCCTGTGCATGCACGCCTTtgattctcttttttcttacgCTCAGGGGGGATGAACCAAAGGATTtccttaattattttgtgttttatttgtgcCACCAATGGCCAATTCCGCCTAATAGCAGTGTCTTGTTTGTGCTGAATATCTTTGTCAAGCAAAAAAGACATAATATACTAGTATTTAATTCAGCAAaaccaaaaggagaaaaatcatgatttaaacCTCTCTTTTTTAGAGTATACAAAGCTACGATTCTCAAACTCTTAAAATTTTACAGTTCTAAactgtaaaaaaataacaaaaaaaaaatggggttTTCAAATTGTAAGGATGTAGCTTTAACTATagagaaaattatgaaaactttgttggtttttaaaatgTCTTTATTTTGTAATTCTCTTCTCCCAAAAAAATAGGCTACAAAGTTGTTTAAACACAATGAAAATgtcataattaacaaaatcttaattaaattgaaaactcaatctaaattgaaaaaataatccataccgagaaggaaaataaaaaaaattccaaagtaGTAACTCCTAGGCCACATGACTGCGAAAGCGTTTTTATAATAATCTgacaaaattttaactaaatttaatagCTGGATaaagattatgataattttttctagACTACATGTTTAAATCATTCAAAACTccttaaaatatagaaaatcttaacaattaagaaagcaatacattaaaaataattatgcctagaaaaataaagatagtgCCCCACGTTAATCCCCTTTGCTTGTAAAAAACTGGCTCTCAGGTTAATTGTCAAAAATTAAACTCGACCATGCCAAAGAAATATATACTTTGAATGTAGCATCATTACCAATTTATGTATATGATACATTTTCCTAGATAACTTAAATCTAATTGTAACAAATATATGTTCATATATAATTTCCAAATTTATGCAAAACTTCTCATGACTCAAAAAATCAACATCACATAAAAAACCATCTTGTAAGATGATAGCAACTTAAGTTTACATGTCTAGTGATCCCTAATAACAATATCTTGAACACTAGCTAAATTGGTAATTGATAAAGATTGATATGCCATGTATATGCTTGTTTGGACAACACATCCACACTTAATTAAGTCCTCTTTGATATCAACTCTAGCCTACTAAGTAATTTCAACAACTTGTTATAGCTTTTCATCGGTTAGTTTAATCTTAACATGTTTACTAACTTTAGATTGTTCCTCGGATTTCACCTATAGTTCATGTATTTTTGGTTATTGGTCTCCACCCTTTTGGAAATCATGTAATTTGCCACCCTTCTGTCTTCTAAAGGTTTATTATGCTCTACTACCTTATGAAACTCAACATTATACACGTGTAAATATCTATTTCCTTGTAAacatttttgatattgttgagaTAAGTATTGTTCGTAACCAAGAGAAAAGAACCTTGTGTGCATCATCTGCCTCATATACATCATTATGTTATAGGTTGTCTCCCCTCGTTTAATTATGTATTTGTCTACCAC
This window of the Populus trichocarpa isolate Nisqually-1 chromosome 13, P.trichocarpa_v4.1, whole genome shotgun sequence genome carries:
- the LOC7487695 gene encoding deacetoxyvindoline 4-hydroxylase, which produces MPSDLVQNGSVCDIEKELQAFDESKAGVKGLVDAGIIKTPPFFVVLESEVSCQPSPAHFHIPVIDLKGIHEDDVRRREIVEQMCNASETWGFFQVVNHGISKNVMEGMVQGVKGIHKEKNEVKMEYYTRDTKKKLLSFTYCREIEIKYLAYIKRLGGTLLELLSEALGLERNHLTEIGKFQIYERRVQANHIGPRISVASFFALYDWICAPLKELISDENPLYKEVPLKDYIVQYRWKERDGGISTLDRFRL